From the genome of Nicotiana tabacum cultivar K326 chromosome 17, ASM71507v2, whole genome shotgun sequence:
ggatctcgaaatgaatcgtcccaAGGCGGTTATTCTCCCCGTTaacctttgcacgaccttcacatTGTCTACTACCGATATGTCCTCGATAggtttgattttatcggggttgattttaattcctcggttggataccataaaaccaagaaacttgccgAAGCCAACtccgaatgcatatttttcggggttgagcttcatattgtacttctttagcacgtcgaaagtttcctgcaaatgctttaaatggtcttCTATTCACAGGGACTTAagtaacatgtcatcaatataaatttccattgattttcctatttgtttttcgaacattcaatttactaggcgttgataagttgcaccatcATTTTTTAGAcggaatggcattacgttataataataggtgtcgtacttagtgaCAAAAGAGGTTTGTTCTTGATTCTCCGGGTTCATTTGTTTCTGCTTGTACCCAAAGTATGCATCGATAAAACGGAGAGTCTCGTGGTCgtccgtggcatcgatcatacgatcgatgctGGGCAAAGGAAAGGAATCCTTAGGGATGGCTTTGTTctagtctttataatctatacacattctaagtttgtttcctttcttagggaccaccaccacatttgctagccattcggAGTATTTAACTtttcgaatggatcctattttaagaaatttggttacctcgtccttgatgaagacATGTTTGActtcggactggggccttcttttttgctttatcgGGCAGAATTTTGGATCCAAGCTTAGTTTATGAGTGGCtatctctggtgggatccctgttatgtcgagatgggaccaagcgaaacaattcatgttagctataagaaattgaataagctttttcctgagctcgggatctaACCCCGTGCCCATGTATACCTTTCGCTCGAGCAGATGTTCGACTAGCGTGATTTGCTCCAATTCTTCGACCATTGACTGGGTAGCATCGATATCATCGGGGACCACAAAGGATCGAGGGATCTCATAGTCATCAGCTTCGTCAGTCTTCTAATTCTCTAGTTGGGTTTAGgctgacgtttgtgattgctattttgtATCATGTTCACCCTTCGAATCTGATCCCTTTGTCGATGATAGTGTAGATATCGGAATTACATCATCGATGTCAAACATTTCTCTTACGGCCGGTTCCTCTCCATAGACCGTTTTGActccctccgatgttgggaatttcaggacctggtggagggtcgaaggtacaactcttatattgtggatccacggccttccaaaaagagcattatatctcatgtcgccttcgatcacatggaacttcgtttcttggaAGGTCCTGGCCACGTTTATTGGCAGGATTgtctcgcccttagtagtttcacatgccatattgaatccgttttgaaccagggttgcgggcacgacctggtcctgtagaccgagctgcTCTATGATcttcgatctaataatgttggccgaactacctggatcaattaacacatacttaacttgagttttattcatacgtacagatattaccagtgcattgttatggggttgcatgattccttctgcatcttcatcactAAAGGACAAAGTTCCTTTAGGTGTGTAATCGTGAGACAGAGATAGCTTCTCTCTTTCAATCAatatcttagtgcgtttaagcaccgccTCCTGGGGGATATCgatcccaccgatgatcatgtggatgatgtgttgtggctcttcttatTCATTTTGTCTTctgaaatccctgtttttgaaatgggttttggctcggtcacttaaaaattctcgaaggtgtcctttattgaataaccaggctacctcctctctcaatttcctgcaatcttccgttttgtggccatgcgtgccatgatattcgcacatttgattgggattcctctgggctAGATCGGTCTGCAGAGGTTGaagccatttagtatctttgatgcgtcctatagccgatacgatggtggatgcatcgatgttgaagttatattccgataaccgcgGTGCTTCCTTAGGCCCAGTATGCTTGTCGAACCCATTCTTATTCATCATCCCCCGAGACCCTTAGCCTCAATCACTTCTTTTAATGCTTTGTACGAGGTTACGTTTTGGTTTATTACCCCTATAATCTCCACTATACAGTCGGTATCGGTCTCTGATCAGCTTTTGTTCTCTGTTGACGTCCCCTTTAATAACGGACCCAAAACTCAATTGGccgtcttcgactctaatcttcgattgataccgattgtgaaCATCGGCCCAGGtgatagctgggtactcgatcaggttatgcttcaaccgTCGTGAAGCTATCGAGCTTccttcattcagaccttgagtgaatgcttgaacaacccaatcgtctgtgactagaggtaggtccattcgttccatttggaaacgagatacgaattctcttaaTATCTCGTTATCTTTCTGTCTTACCTTAAAAGGGTCTGACTTCCTagtttcgacctttatggctccagcgtgtgcttttacgaaagaatctgcaagcatagcaaaagaatcgataaagttataccatatcattgctccctttgatacGGTTTCGCcaatttttttcaataatacagattcgatctagtcgtcctctagatcgttccctttaatggcacatgtgtaagaggtgacgtgttcgttggggtcggtcgttccattatatttaggaattttagGCATGCAAAACTTTTTGGGGATCGGTTTCGGAGctgcgctcggggggaaaggcttttgtacgaattttttggaatccaagacttttaatatcggtggtgcccccgggatctgatcaaccctggagttatacgttttcacttttttgtcgtttgcttcaatcctcctttctcctgactctattcattttgtcagttcctcgagcatcttaacaatttcgggattagttcccgattcttgctcatttgacatCACTTCAGCTGGCCCagttttgtgggtgacttcttggggtggactAGGCTCGTGCCTggtcggtgcctgggtttggatatgcaactgggctattgctacttgttgagcttgcaacatttcgaatatcatACGCAAGCAGACTCCGTTTTCCTCAGCGTTTTGGTAtttcgagctgcagatcgagttccaccatgaatgctattttcagggtcggaaCGCTGGTTTGCTTCGATGGTCACATGTGAATTAACATCTATTGGCTCTCCGACCCGAGCTTCAACGGGATCGACGAGTGGCCTTCCACCCCCGGGGgttaagttgttgttctcatcttgaaggccaatttcgttgtcgataggtagggccattaattgagaattcgtcgttttcaacctgaaatcaaagatacttccaagagtaagtgtaaaatagtgtgtttcacatagattcgtaccaaataaacactattatccttagccccacggtgggcgccaaactgtttacccgaaaaatggatagagttaaatttatacgtagttctaaggatacgtggtataattTGGCACAAATCGGAAAAGTATGTAAAAAtttcgaatattgactgtaaaaaggGAATAAAATACAAACCAAACCGAGTAGAGAACGATTTATGAaaaagcaagatgaatcaatgtacaTGGCTCACAAAAGGATAATTTCTTTTGTATCTATGTGTGAATATCAATACTTTTCAATAAGGGAATGTGTAGATGCCTTGATGTTCAAAATTGTCCTTTTACAGAAATGATAGTCActcttttatagtggagggatcatactttggatataataaaaaatacatagtgaggatcacatgatagattagttaatttagcttttccttaattcctaccgagattctctccccaagtgcggctacaacggctcttgtctcttAGCTCGATCTTGGTCGGACTTGATATTGGTCGATCTCCAGATTTCGAGCTCGATACTGATTCGAGCTCAATATTGACTCGGGCTCGGATCTTGAGTTCGATAAAGCCATTTCACATaatagttcgatttggactcgagctcgataatgacttcgagcttGGTATTGATCAGTCCCTGAATCTTGAGCTTGGTAATCTGGCTTCAGATCTCACCTCGGTATTATGAAAATGACCCTCGGTCCATCATGTTTCAATCTTGACTAACCACATGAAGGTCAaaatcgattttgaccgtatacaggtCTCAAAGTTAATATGATATTTTCTTTATTAAACAATTTTTTCTGCAGATAGTCTAATGTTTTCTTCCACCACTATTTCTATAAATTAATATCTTAGATATTGTGCACAATTAGATAGTGTCATATAAAATAAGGTGGAAGTAATATACTCCTAATATATTGTGCGGTTTAGAACAAAATATAATTTGGAGgaaagattttattattaattattatttattaatcaAATCCAGCCctcagaaaaaagaaaagaaaacaatctAGACAATTGTGCAAATGGAGTAATTATGCATGCATTAGAACCGTTCTTCTTTCTTTCCCATACCATTTCTATTGCAACTAAACCCTTTTTTAAGCCCTTATTATTGCTAAAATATACAGGTCAGGTGGTCAGCTTCCAGCTTCTTTTAAGGTATGATATATAATCGACGTACGTTGAGTACAAAGGTAAAAGAGTTGATAAAAGATTCTATATTAATTCTCTATCCtgtttctaaaaaataaaaatgctatTTATTATTGTATcgaatttaaaatttgaaaagaCCGAACActccaaaataaaatccagaTCTTTTGTGCACAATTAAAGGAACGGGCGACATCAAGGAGCCAATAATTAGGGGCATTGGCTAACATTAATTGATAAATAATTGAAAAGGCAAAGCCACAACGAAAATGAAAGCAAACATAAAAGTACTttacaacaattttccaattAACACATCGCAATAAATAAGTAAAGAGCTACATAAAGGGTCATCATTTCGGGCCACATTTGCATCTTTTGTGGACAATTTCTTTAGCAAAAGTAAAATTAAAGAATGTAACACCATTTTTATAAACACAATACGCTCTTGTCTTACTTTTTAGGATTTAACCTCTGAGCCCTATCATCATACAATTTTTTCACATCAGGTTGAGATAATCTACAAAAACGGATAAATTTTGTGCACTAATCTTGATTTAATAGCATAAAAAATTGATTAAATAACTAGTTACAATCAATTAAAAAGAACTAATGATATAAAACTAAATAATTTACTCTATgagtatatataaattaaatgcATCCCTTTATTAAGTCCCACAAACACTTCATTATGTGCTACGTATAGCTTTTCGCCCTTCGTTGTCAATACAAACCAACTTAACTTCTTGTAAAAATAGCAATAGTTACTATTTTGCTGTAACACGGACCGGTccggtataatatactggagattggtgcacctgtgtatgaacttccaacatattatgctggaactccaacacgcgaaaagctccagcataatataccggagattggagcacctgtgtatgaacttcctgCATATTATGcaggaccggtatattatactggtactggaactccagtatattatgctagaatattttccggattttgaacagtatttttgttcagatttatctttacatgaaaaatggctaaattttgattatttttgaaactttgactatttttcaattaccactatggctattttttaatttctccttGCCTTCTTGCCCTCCCCATAAAACCCACAACACAAGTCTCTCTTTCTCTCACTTATATATATTCTTCACTACTTGCCTTGCTTTTTCCCAAAGATAAGTGAAAGTCGAGAGAACATGGGTGTTCTtgattatttttcaaacttttgctACGATACCAGAATAAGACGTACCAAAAGGAAACCATTGCAGGTACTTTAATTTCTATTTTCTgctcatatttttaaaaattcaagTTGAATATCATCTTTGTCTACCCTTTTATTACcttcttttttgtttaaattgTCTACCCTGTTAAAattgtcttttttcttcttcttttttcattgttAGACAGTGGAAATAAAAGTGAAGATGGACTGTGATGGATGCGAAAGAAGAGTCAAGAATGCCGTTAAACGCATGAAAGGTTCTTACTGTGACTATCTCCAagaattgaaatttgaaatgatagaagaaaataaatataattaaCTCCATGCTTacagttatatgaaattatttaatttttactttAAAGTGGAGTTGCATGTATGTTAATTCTCTGGGAAATAACCTGTGTTTAATTTAGAGTAAACCAATCGTCGAAAAATGGGATAATACTCGTCTAGAAGGAAGATGGAAATGCTTCTATTTCAATTTTCATGTGAACAAAATTCATCACTTTATGCTTTTCTTAGGCGAAGCTCTTCTGATATTTGCTACTAGTACTTTTATAGTACAGGAAccacctttttttttttaccattttcttTGAATGTCACTTGCTAAATTAATACATTGACGTTGGGCTCAAACACGACCCTATATATCGGGCTACAGGGACGGAGCTAGGATGAGTTTGAAATTTTAATTCTTTTAAATTATTAGGTTCTAAATTAATGTTTGTACATAATTAATGAATTTTTCAAAGATATATACAAGATTTGAAaaaaaagctactgggttcggccAAACCCGTAACCGGTATTGGGGCTTCGTCCCGGTGGGGCTACATAGTCCCAAGGGGTTCAATTAAATCGCCTctttcgaaaaattatactattgtgataaaattaaaatatttttttctataaatattaAGTACCGAACCCCTTACATAAGTGAAGCTTCTAATATATAGCAGCAGAGGTGACTCAAAGGTTAGGTTGCCGTTTAAATCCaaaatatgatattcttgaaatattttgaaTCATTTTATTAAAACTCTTAGGGGTCATTTTGTTGGGGAAACAAGTTATCTCACCCTCCCATATGGATAAAAATAACACTATAATCCTAGAATAACTGATTCCGGAATtagttattttaaatttaatctCAGAATTAATTATCTCTTATCCTTCGTAGCATACAGAGCCCTTAGTCTGCCACTGCCACTGCATGTAGATATTGCTTTCGACCATGGACTAATTATTGgcatttgattttgttttgaaGGTGTGAAAACAGTGGAGGTGATTAGAAAGCAAAACAGGGTGATAGTAAGTGGTTATATTGAACCACAGAGAGTGTTGAATAGAGTAAAGAGCACTGGAAAAAGAGCAGAGATGTGGCCATATGTTCCATATAATTTGGTGTCCTATCCATACGTAGCTCAGGCATATGACAAAAAGGCACCTGCTGGTTTTGTGAAAAATGTACCACAGGCACGTCTTGCCCCTAATGCTACTGAAGAAAAGATTACTTACCTTTTCAGTGATGACAATCCCAATGCTTGTTCTATTATGTAAATTCTCTACATTTTCTTTTTCCTACTTTCAAGATCatctttttttcttgtttggtCTTTAGGAATTTAGGAAAAGAATATTATGTACTTGTCTCATAATTAAGATCGGGCTAGATACTACCAATGGTTTGATCAATGGAAGAttaacctttatgaaaattattacAATGTTAATGTATATAACTTACATCTATTTTTTTAGTTCGAGAAAGGGATATCTGAGGAATAATTTTTCACTAAAATACTTTTTTATCATTTCCTGTCCTTAAACTGTTATAAAAGTGGTAAATATTATCGTCATTCTATTTCTAAAATTCCCTAAATAATCACAATTAATTGGGATAACAACTATACAAAACAACtttttaaatatttcttttattctAGCCTGTTACTACGGCACTCCACTCAATATAgaggtgtgtttggtatgaaagaaCCATTTTCCCAGATTTGGTTGGATTAaatattttgtaaaatattttcttcatgaattcattttccttcaattatggaaaaatatttttcctataaaggaaaaatattttccaaaactctttttcaacttttcccaccctattccccatccctaccaattctttttttttatttcaataaatgggtatttttttttttatgatatagttttttttattttaacaaaaaaagtactttagtttcatgatatagaaaaaatatattctattcatttcaacaaaataatatagtaaaaagtactttatttcatttctaacaaaaaaagtattttctattcatgaaattaaaaaaaagtattttctttcattttagcaAAATGAGTATTATCTTTTCATGTTgtataaatattattttctttttcaatcaaaaaaaagagtattttttttagttatggagcacaaTTTTAAGTCTTTTTTGCGTAAAAAAGTAAAACAACACATTAGTTCCCttggatttttgtgaatttttaaaagaataattaaatttttgaacAAAATAAAGTtcttaaaactttttttttttgggggaggGGAAGCACAGGAAACATGGGACTTGGGGGTAGGGGGTGAAAGAGATtatcataaaaaattatttttctaaaaaatattttatactctaatcaaatactaaaaaataattttttactcaacaaccaaacaaagaaaataaataataaaatcactcattttttAT
Proteins encoded in this window:
- the LOC107781754 gene encoding heavy metal-associated isoprenylated plant protein 21, translated to MGVLDYFSNFCYDTRIRRTKRKPLQTVEIKVKMDCDGCERRVKNAVKRMKGVKTVEVIRKQNRVIVSGYIEPQRVLNRVKSTGKRAEMWPYVPYNLVSYPYVAQAYDKKAPAGFVKNVPQARLAPNATEEKITYLFSDDNPNACSIM